In Phyllopteryx taeniolatus isolate TA_2022b chromosome 6, UOR_Ptae_1.2, whole genome shotgun sequence, one genomic interval encodes:
- the LOC133479744 gene encoding dysbindin-A-like isoform X4 has product MFENFRERLHMVQQDLTTGYEENLHFSAGLDILSRYEESWFLLHKKTKDSAQVAGAVDGDVVILSAHWEKRRSALTELQEQLQSLPTFISELDGITASIAHLEGDFEEMESRLVYLETLCCQCEQQTLKQQHIDQLEVYKKKKRRDLEALEVELNAEHAQKVAKLEQMRQQKLRERQKVYEEAFNQDLEKYRSTGYLQHREPAEADMVVLDQMPVTNLSDQEALDDFLNSGDDFSSGSSLTSGTDLKSGSLGSLSSPLSQVPDIENHSSDKDSECVHDDEGLSEDSDEPVVQLDEEDVQPDMTLVGLQDLDHVRGSDDSDSPGDMPCG; this is encoded by the exons GTATGAAGAAAATCTTCATTTCAGTGCTGGACTAGACATCCTCAGCAG gTATGAAGAGAGTTGGTTTCTgctccacaaaaaaacaaaagactctGCTCAGGTTGCAGGG GCCGTTGACGGGGACGTGGTGATTCTGTCGGCGCACTGGGAGAAGAGACGATCAGCGCTGACAGAACTACAAGAACAACTACAAAGCTTGCCGACTTTTATCAGCGAACTTGATGGCATCACTGCTTCAATAG CTCACCTGGAAGGTGACTTTGAGGAGATGGAGAGCAGGCTGGTCTACTTGGAGACACTATGTtgtcaatgtgaacagcagACGCTCAAGCAGCAGCATATCGACCAACTGGAAGTCtataagaaaaagaagag GAGAGACTTGGAGGCACTGGAAG TGGAGCTGAATGCAGAGCATGCTCAGAAAGTTGCAAAGCTAGAGCAGATGAGGCAGCAGAAACTGAGGGAAAGGCAAAAAGTATATGAAGAAGCCTTTAACCAAGACCTGGAAAAATACCGGTCCACTGGATATCTTCAGCATAGAG AACCAGCAGAAGCAGATATGGTTGTTCTGGATCAAATGCCAGTAACCAACTTATCAGACCAGGAGGCTTTGGATGATTTCCTGAACTCTGGTGATGACTTCAGTTCTGGGTCATCGCTCACCTCAG GTACAGACCTGAAGTCCGGCTCTTTGGGATCCTTAAGCAGCCCACTGAGCCAAGTCCCCGACATAGAAAACCACTCGTCAGACAAGGACTCTGAATGTGTTCACGATGACGAAGGCCTCAGTGAGGACAGTGATGAGCCTGTGGTCCAATTAGACGAGGAGGACGTTCAGCCGGACATGACATTGGTTGGCCTGCAGGATCTTGACCATGTCAGGGGCTCTGATGATAGTGACTCTCCAGGAGACATGCCCTGTGGGTAA
- the LOC133479744 gene encoding dysbindin-A-like isoform X1, translated as MPLHCQQRRRRGREKKKKTNCGFYSRGSSRTYLVNRLKTLGDKSKESKSSRRKSRYEENLHFSAGLDILSRYEESWFLLHKKTKDSAQVAGAVDGDVVILSAHWEKRRSALTELQEQLQSLPTFISELDGITASIAHLEGDFEEMESRLVYLETLCCQCEQQTLKQQHIDQLEVYKKKKRRDLEALEVELNAEHAQKVAKLEQMRQQKLRERQKVYEEAFNQDLEKYRSTGYLQHREPAEADMVVLDQMPVTNLSDQEALDDFLNSGDDFSSGSSLTSGTDLKSGSLGSLSSPLSQVPDIENHSSDKDSECVHDDEGLSEDSDEPVVQLDEEDVQPDMTLVGLQDLDHVRGSDDSDSPGDMPCG; from the exons CTTGAAAACACTGGGTGACAAATCAAAGGAATCCAAAAGCAGCAGAAGGAAGTCCAG GTATGAAGAAAATCTTCATTTCAGTGCTGGACTAGACATCCTCAGCAG gTATGAAGAGAGTTGGTTTCTgctccacaaaaaaacaaaagactctGCTCAGGTTGCAGGG GCCGTTGACGGGGACGTGGTGATTCTGTCGGCGCACTGGGAGAAGAGACGATCAGCGCTGACAGAACTACAAGAACAACTACAAAGCTTGCCGACTTTTATCAGCGAACTTGATGGCATCACTGCTTCAATAG CTCACCTGGAAGGTGACTTTGAGGAGATGGAGAGCAGGCTGGTCTACTTGGAGACACTATGTtgtcaatgtgaacagcagACGCTCAAGCAGCAGCATATCGACCAACTGGAAGTCtataagaaaaagaagag GAGAGACTTGGAGGCACTGGAAG TGGAGCTGAATGCAGAGCATGCTCAGAAAGTTGCAAAGCTAGAGCAGATGAGGCAGCAGAAACTGAGGGAAAGGCAAAAAGTATATGAAGAAGCCTTTAACCAAGACCTGGAAAAATACCGGTCCACTGGATATCTTCAGCATAGAG AACCAGCAGAAGCAGATATGGTTGTTCTGGATCAAATGCCAGTAACCAACTTATCAGACCAGGAGGCTTTGGATGATTTCCTGAACTCTGGTGATGACTTCAGTTCTGGGTCATCGCTCACCTCAG GTACAGACCTGAAGTCCGGCTCTTTGGGATCCTTAAGCAGCCCACTGAGCCAAGTCCCCGACATAGAAAACCACTCGTCAGACAAGGACTCTGAATGTGTTCACGATGACGAAGGCCTCAGTGAGGACAGTGATGAGCCTGTGGTCCAATTAGACGAGGAGGACGTTCAGCCGGACATGACATTGGTTGGCCTGCAGGATCTTGACCATGTCAGGGGCTCTGATGATAGTGACTCTCCAGGAGACATGCCCTGTGGGTAA
- the LOC133479744 gene encoding dysbindin-A-like isoform X2 encodes MALALDLHLLGWLCHGRRTIKERARPTWLQAHFQNLKTLGDKSKESKSSRRKSRYEENLHFSAGLDILSRYEESWFLLHKKTKDSAQVAGAVDGDVVILSAHWEKRRSALTELQEQLQSLPTFISELDGITASIAHLEGDFEEMESRLVYLETLCCQCEQQTLKQQHIDQLEVYKKKKRRDLEALEVELNAEHAQKVAKLEQMRQQKLRERQKVYEEAFNQDLEKYRSTGYLQHREPAEADMVVLDQMPVTNLSDQEALDDFLNSGDDFSSGSSLTSGTDLKSGSLGSLSSPLSQVPDIENHSSDKDSECVHDDEGLSEDSDEPVVQLDEEDVQPDMTLVGLQDLDHVRGSDDSDSPGDMPCG; translated from the exons ATGGCtctggctctggatcttcatcTTCTAGGCTGGTTATGTCATGGGCGGAGAACTATTAAGGAAAGGGCCAGACCAACTTGGTTACAGGCACATTTTCAGAA CTTGAAAACACTGGGTGACAAATCAAAGGAATCCAAAAGCAGCAGAAGGAAGTCCAG GTATGAAGAAAATCTTCATTTCAGTGCTGGACTAGACATCCTCAGCAG gTATGAAGAGAGTTGGTTTCTgctccacaaaaaaacaaaagactctGCTCAGGTTGCAGGG GCCGTTGACGGGGACGTGGTGATTCTGTCGGCGCACTGGGAGAAGAGACGATCAGCGCTGACAGAACTACAAGAACAACTACAAAGCTTGCCGACTTTTATCAGCGAACTTGATGGCATCACTGCTTCAATAG CTCACCTGGAAGGTGACTTTGAGGAGATGGAGAGCAGGCTGGTCTACTTGGAGACACTATGTtgtcaatgtgaacagcagACGCTCAAGCAGCAGCATATCGACCAACTGGAAGTCtataagaaaaagaagag GAGAGACTTGGAGGCACTGGAAG TGGAGCTGAATGCAGAGCATGCTCAGAAAGTTGCAAAGCTAGAGCAGATGAGGCAGCAGAAACTGAGGGAAAGGCAAAAAGTATATGAAGAAGCCTTTAACCAAGACCTGGAAAAATACCGGTCCACTGGATATCTTCAGCATAGAG AACCAGCAGAAGCAGATATGGTTGTTCTGGATCAAATGCCAGTAACCAACTTATCAGACCAGGAGGCTTTGGATGATTTCCTGAACTCTGGTGATGACTTCAGTTCTGGGTCATCGCTCACCTCAG GTACAGACCTGAAGTCCGGCTCTTTGGGATCCTTAAGCAGCCCACTGAGCCAAGTCCCCGACATAGAAAACCACTCGTCAGACAAGGACTCTGAATGTGTTCACGATGACGAAGGCCTCAGTGAGGACAGTGATGAGCCTGTGGTCCAATTAGACGAGGAGGACGTTCAGCCGGACATGACATTGGTTGGCCTGCAGGATCTTGACCATGTCAGGGGCTCTGATGATAGTGACTCTCCAGGAGACATGCCCTGTGGGTAA
- the LOC133479744 gene encoding dysbindin-A-like isoform X3: MFENFRERLHMVQQDLTTGLKTLGDKSKESKSSRRKSRYEENLHFSAGLDILSRYEESWFLLHKKTKDSAQVAGAVDGDVVILSAHWEKRRSALTELQEQLQSLPTFISELDGITASIAHLEGDFEEMESRLVYLETLCCQCEQQTLKQQHIDQLEVYKKKKRRDLEALEVELNAEHAQKVAKLEQMRQQKLRERQKVYEEAFNQDLEKYRSTGYLQHREPAEADMVVLDQMPVTNLSDQEALDDFLNSGDDFSSGSSLTSGTDLKSGSLGSLSSPLSQVPDIENHSSDKDSECVHDDEGLSEDSDEPVVQLDEEDVQPDMTLVGLQDLDHVRGSDDSDSPGDMPCG, encoded by the exons CTTGAAAACACTGGGTGACAAATCAAAGGAATCCAAAAGCAGCAGAAGGAAGTCCAG GTATGAAGAAAATCTTCATTTCAGTGCTGGACTAGACATCCTCAGCAG gTATGAAGAGAGTTGGTTTCTgctccacaaaaaaacaaaagactctGCTCAGGTTGCAGGG GCCGTTGACGGGGACGTGGTGATTCTGTCGGCGCACTGGGAGAAGAGACGATCAGCGCTGACAGAACTACAAGAACAACTACAAAGCTTGCCGACTTTTATCAGCGAACTTGATGGCATCACTGCTTCAATAG CTCACCTGGAAGGTGACTTTGAGGAGATGGAGAGCAGGCTGGTCTACTTGGAGACACTATGTtgtcaatgtgaacagcagACGCTCAAGCAGCAGCATATCGACCAACTGGAAGTCtataagaaaaagaagag GAGAGACTTGGAGGCACTGGAAG TGGAGCTGAATGCAGAGCATGCTCAGAAAGTTGCAAAGCTAGAGCAGATGAGGCAGCAGAAACTGAGGGAAAGGCAAAAAGTATATGAAGAAGCCTTTAACCAAGACCTGGAAAAATACCGGTCCACTGGATATCTTCAGCATAGAG AACCAGCAGAAGCAGATATGGTTGTTCTGGATCAAATGCCAGTAACCAACTTATCAGACCAGGAGGCTTTGGATGATTTCCTGAACTCTGGTGATGACTTCAGTTCTGGGTCATCGCTCACCTCAG GTACAGACCTGAAGTCCGGCTCTTTGGGATCCTTAAGCAGCCCACTGAGCCAAGTCCCCGACATAGAAAACCACTCGTCAGACAAGGACTCTGAATGTGTTCACGATGACGAAGGCCTCAGTGAGGACAGTGATGAGCCTGTGGTCCAATTAGACGAGGAGGACGTTCAGCCGGACATGACATTGGTTGGCCTGCAGGATCTTGACCATGTCAGGGGCTCTGATGATAGTGACTCTCCAGGAGACATGCCCTGTGGGTAA